A portion of the Pseudomonas protegens CHA0 genome contains these proteins:
- a CDS encoding YceI family protein: MLKKTLAALAIGSAVLAAGQVMAADYVIDKEGQHAFVDFKISHLGYSFITGTFKDLDGKFSFDAAKPEDAKIEVNVRTASVFTNHAERDKHITSKDFLDAGKFADAKFVSTSVKPTGKNADGKLTADVAGDLTLHGVTKPVVVKATFLGEGKDPWGGYRAGFEGTTSINRQDFGKMMDLGPASNNVDLYISFEGVKAK, translated from the coding sequence ATGTTGAAAAAGACTCTCGCCGCTCTGGCAATCGGATCTGCTGTATTGGCGGCCGGTCAAGTGATGGCAGCGGACTACGTGATCGACAAGGAAGGCCAGCACGCCTTCGTCGACTTCAAGATCAGCCACCTGGGCTACAGCTTCATCACCGGTACCTTCAAGGACCTGGACGGCAAGTTCAGCTTTGACGCGGCCAAGCCGGAAGACGCCAAGATCGAAGTCAACGTGCGCACCGCCAGCGTGTTCACCAACCACGCTGAACGTGACAAGCACATCACCAGCAAGGACTTCCTGGACGCCGGCAAGTTTGCCGACGCCAAGTTCGTCTCCACCAGCGTCAAGCCCACCGGCAAGAACGCCGACGGCAAGCTGACCGCTGACGTGGCCGGCGACCTGACCCTGCATGGCGTGACCAAGCCAGTCGTGGTCAAGGCCACCTTCCTGGGTGAAGGCAAGGACCCATGGGGCGGCTACCGTGCCGGCTTCGAAGGTACCACCAGCATCAATCGCCAGGATTTCGGCAAGATGATGGACCTGGGCCCGGCCTCCAACAATGTTGACCTGTACATCAGCTTCGAAGGCGTGAAAGCGAAGTAA
- the ahcY gene encoding adenosylhomocysteinase — translation MSAVNTPAGFTDYKVADISLAAWGRRETIIAESEMPALMGLRRKYLAEQPLKGAKILGCIHMTIQTAVLIETLVALGAEVRWSSCNIFSTQDQAAASIAAAGIPVFAWKGETEEEYEWCLEQTILKDGKPWDANMILDDGGDLTQLLHDKYPQVLDRVHGVTEETTTGVHRLLDMLAKGELKVPAINVNDSVTKSKNDNKYGCRHSLNDAIKRGTDHLLSGKQALVIGYGDVGKGSAQSLRQEGMIVKVSEVDPICAMQACMDGFELVSPFIDGINHGTEASIDKALLGKIDLIVTTTGNVNVCDANMLKALKKRAVVCNIGHFDNEIDTAFMRKNWAWEEVKPQVHKIHRTGPGDFDAQNDDYLILLAEGRLVNLGNATGHPSRIMDGSFANQVLAQIFLFGQKYADLSPAQKAERLTVEVLPKKLDEEVALEMVRGFGGVVTQLTKQQAEYIGVTVEGPFKPDAYRY, via the coding sequence ATGAGCGCTGTAAACACGCCTGCAGGTTTTACCGACTACAAAGTCGCCGACATCTCCCTGGCTGCCTGGGGTCGTCGCGAAACCATCATCGCCGAATCGGAAATGCCGGCCCTGATGGGTCTGCGCCGCAAGTACCTGGCTGAACAGCCACTCAAGGGCGCCAAGATCCTCGGCTGCATCCACATGACCATCCAGACCGCCGTGCTGATCGAAACCCTGGTTGCCCTGGGTGCCGAAGTACGCTGGTCGTCCTGCAACATTTTCTCGACTCAAGACCAGGCCGCAGCCTCCATCGCCGCTGCCGGCATTCCTGTGTTCGCCTGGAAAGGCGAGACCGAAGAAGAGTACGAGTGGTGCCTGGAGCAGACCATCCTCAAGGATGGCAAGCCTTGGGACGCCAACATGATCCTCGACGACGGCGGCGACCTGACCCAGCTGCTGCACGACAAGTACCCACAGGTACTGGACCGCGTTCACGGCGTGACCGAAGAAACCACCACCGGCGTGCACCGCCTGCTGGACATGCTGGCCAAGGGCGAGCTGAAGGTTCCTGCGATCAACGTCAACGACTCGGTGACCAAGAGCAAGAACGACAACAAGTACGGCTGCCGTCACAGCCTGAACGACGCTATCAAGCGCGGCACCGACCACCTGCTGTCCGGCAAGCAAGCGCTGGTCATCGGCTACGGTGACGTGGGCAAGGGCTCGGCCCAGTCCCTGCGTCAGGAAGGTATGATCGTCAAGGTTTCGGAAGTGGACCCGATCTGTGCCATGCAAGCCTGCATGGACGGTTTCGAGCTGGTTTCGCCGTTCATCGACGGTATCAACCACGGCACCGAAGCCAGCATCGACAAAGCCCTGCTGGGCAAGATCGACCTGATCGTGACCACCACCGGTAACGTCAATGTTTGCGACGCAAACATGCTCAAGGCCCTGAAAAAGCGTGCCGTGGTCTGCAACATCGGCCACTTCGACAACGAAATCGACACCGCTTTCATGCGCAAGAACTGGGCATGGGAAGAAGTGAAGCCACAGGTGCACAAGATCCACCGCACCGGCCCTGGCGATTTCGATGCACAGAACGACGACTACCTGATCCTGCTGGCCGAAGGCCGCCTGGTGAACCTGGGCAACGCCACCGGTCACCCAAGCCGCATCATGGACGGTTCGTTCGCCAACCAGGTCCTGGCACAGATCTTCCTGTTCGGCCAGAAGTACGCCGACCTGTCGCCGGCCCAGAAAGCCGAGCGCCTGACTGTTGAAGTACTGCCGAAGAAACTCGACGAAGAAGTGGCCCTGGAAATGGTTCGCGGCTTCGGCGGCGTGGTCACTCAACTGACCAAGCAACAGGCTGAATACATCGGCGTAACCGTCGAAGGCCCGTTCAAGCCAGACGCCTACCGCTACTAA
- a CDS encoding adenosylmethionine--8-amino-7-oxononanoate transaminase produces the protein MGLNNQWMQRDLAVLWHPCTQMKDHEQLPLIPIKRGEGVWLEDFEGKRYLDAVSSWWVNVFGHANPRINQRIKDQVDQLEHVILAGFSHQPVIELSERLVKITPEGLTRCFYADNGSSCIEVAMKMSFHYWINRGQPNKKRFVTLSNSYHGETIAAMSVGDVPLFTETYKALLLDTLKVPSPDCYLRPEGMSWEEHSRNMFAAMEQTLAEHHETVAAVIVEPLIQGAGGMRMYHPVYLKLLREACDRYGVHLIHDEIAVGFGRTGTMFACEQAGIRPDFLCLSKALTGGYLPLAACMTTDEVYSAFYDDYPTLRAFLHSHSYTGNPLACAAALATLDIFEQDKVVENNHALARRMASATAHLVDHPHVAEVRQTGMVLAIEMVQDKASKTAYPWQERRGLKVFQHALERGALLRPLGSVVYFLPPYVITPEQIDFLAEVASEGIDIATRDQVSVAVPKDFHPGFRDPG, from the coding sequence ATGGGCCTGAATAACCAGTGGATGCAACGCGATCTTGCGGTGCTGTGGCATCCCTGCACCCAGATGAAAGACCACGAACAGCTGCCGTTGATCCCCATCAAGCGAGGCGAAGGCGTCTGGCTGGAAGACTTCGAAGGCAAACGCTACCTGGATGCGGTCAGCTCCTGGTGGGTCAATGTGTTCGGCCACGCCAACCCGCGCATCAACCAGCGTATCAAGGACCAGGTGGACCAGCTGGAACACGTGATCCTCGCCGGCTTCAGCCACCAGCCGGTGATCGAGTTGTCCGAGCGCCTGGTCAAGATCACCCCCGAAGGCCTGACACGCTGCTTCTACGCCGACAACGGTTCGTCATGCATCGAAGTGGCGATGAAGATGAGCTTTCACTACTGGATCAACCGCGGCCAACCGAACAAGAAGCGCTTCGTCACCCTGAGCAACAGCTACCACGGCGAGACCATCGCCGCCATGTCGGTGGGCGACGTACCGCTGTTCACCGAGACTTACAAGGCCCTGCTGCTGGACACCCTCAAGGTGCCGAGCCCGGACTGCTACCTGCGGCCCGAAGGCATGAGCTGGGAAGAACACTCGCGGAACATGTTCGCCGCCATGGAGCAGACCCTGGCCGAGCACCACGAAACAGTGGCCGCGGTCATAGTCGAGCCGCTGATCCAGGGCGCCGGCGGCATGCGCATGTATCACCCGGTGTACCTCAAGCTGCTGCGCGAAGCCTGCGACCGCTATGGCGTGCACCTGATCCATGACGAGATCGCCGTGGGTTTCGGCCGCACCGGCACGATGTTCGCCTGCGAGCAGGCCGGCATCCGCCCGGATTTCCTGTGCCTGTCCAAGGCCCTGACCGGCGGCTACCTGCCCCTGGCCGCGTGCATGACCACCGATGAGGTCTACAGCGCCTTCTACGACGACTACCCGACCCTGCGCGCCTTCCTCCACTCCCACAGCTACACCGGTAACCCGCTGGCCTGTGCCGCGGCCCTGGCGACCCTGGATATCTTCGAGCAGGACAAGGTGGTGGAGAACAACCACGCGCTTGCCCGGCGCATGGCCAGCGCCACCGCGCACCTGGTGGACCACCCCCACGTTGCCGAAGTACGCCAGACCGGCATGGTCCTGGCCATCGAGATGGTCCAGGACAAGGCCAGCAAGACCGCCTACCCCTGGCAGGAACGCCGCGGCCTGAAAGTCTTCCAGCACGCCCTGGAACGCGGCGCCCTGTTGCGTCCCCTGGGCAGCGTGGTGTATTTCCTGCCGCCGTACGTGATCACCCCGGAACAGATCGACTTCCTCGCCGAAGTCGCCAGTGAAGGCATCGATATCGCCACCCGCGACCAGGTCAGCGTGGCGGTGCCCAAGGACTTCCACCCCGGCTTTCGCGATCCGGGCTAG
- a CDS encoding cytochrome b translates to MQLRNSSSRYGWVSIVLHWGVALAVFGLFALGLWMVGLDYYSTWRKDAPDLHKSIGLTLFAIMLLRVLWRWVSPPPPAPANHGPLTRLGAKLGHAFLYLGLFAVMIAGYLISTADGVGIPVFGLFEVPALISGLPDQADVAGVVHLYLAWALVIFAGIHGLAALKHHFIDRDATLTRMLGRKA, encoded by the coding sequence ATGCAGTTACGTAATTCTTCTTCTCGCTATGGTTGGGTCAGCATTGTTCTGCACTGGGGCGTGGCCCTGGCGGTGTTTGGTCTGTTCGCCCTGGGCCTGTGGATGGTCGGCCTCGACTACTACAGCACCTGGCGCAAAGACGCGCCGGACCTGCACAAGAGTATCGGCCTGACACTGTTTGCAATCATGCTGCTGCGGGTGTTGTGGCGGTGGGTCAGCCCACCGCCGCCGGCCCCGGCCAACCATGGGCCGCTGACCCGCCTGGGGGCCAAGCTGGGGCACGCGTTCCTCTACCTCGGCCTGTTCGCGGTCATGATTGCCGGTTACCTGATCTCCACCGCCGACGGCGTGGGTATCCCGGTGTTCGGCTTGTTTGAAGTTCCTGCCCTGATCTCCGGACTACCGGACCAGGCAGATGTAGCAGGTGTGGTGCATCTGTACCTGGCCTGGGCACTGGTGATCTTTGCCGGTATCCATGGCCTGGCTGCGCTGAAGCACCACTTTATCGATCGTGATGCGACCCTTACCCGTATGCTGGGTCGCAAAGCCTGA
- a CDS encoding transporter substrate-binding domain-containing protein: MHKITLLGCTLGLLFSAISHASEVPLDGTLAKIANSSTITLGYRDASVPFSYVGDNSGQPMGYSVELAGKVVERIQQQLHLPKLAVKYNLVTSQTRIPLVQNGTVDLECGSTGVTAERQKQVAFSYGFIYVKGQLLTAKDSGIKSFADLRGKNVVTTAGTTNERFLKSYNVEHKIDMFVISAKDHGEAFQMLQSGRAAAFYMDDALLYGERAKARDPHNWVVVGEEQSREIYSCMVRKDDPQFLALVNGALADLYRSGEINGIYQRWFQQPIPPKGLNLEFPMTSELKAIIAQPTSDPVQ, encoded by the coding sequence ATGCATAAGATCACGTTGCTCGGCTGCACCCTGGGACTGTTGTTCAGCGCCATTTCCCACGCCAGCGAAGTGCCCCTGGACGGCACCCTGGCCAAGATCGCCAATAGCTCCACCATTACCTTGGGTTATCGCGATGCATCGGTGCCGTTCTCCTATGTTGGCGACAACAGTGGCCAGCCCATGGGGTATTCGGTGGAACTGGCGGGCAAGGTGGTGGAGCGCATCCAGCAACAGTTGCACCTGCCCAAACTCGCAGTGAAGTACAACCTGGTGACCTCCCAGACGCGCATTCCCCTGGTGCAGAACGGCACCGTGGACCTGGAGTGCGGTTCCACCGGGGTGACGGCCGAGCGGCAGAAGCAGGTGGCGTTTTCCTATGGCTTCATCTACGTCAAAGGCCAGTTGCTGACCGCCAAGGACAGCGGGATCAAGAGCTTCGCCGACCTGCGGGGCAAGAACGTGGTGACCACGGCGGGGACCACCAACGAGCGTTTTCTCAAGAGCTACAACGTCGAGCACAAGATCGACATGTTCGTGATCAGCGCCAAGGACCACGGCGAGGCATTCCAGATGCTGCAGTCGGGGCGTGCGGCGGCGTTCTACATGGACGATGCGTTGCTGTACGGCGAGCGGGCCAAGGCCCGGGATCCGCACAACTGGGTGGTGGTGGGGGAAGAACAGTCGCGGGAGATCTACAGCTGCATGGTGCGCAAGGATGACCCGCAGTTCCTGGCCCTGGTCAATGGCGCCCTGGCGGACCTGTACCGCTCCGGGGAGATCAACGGCATTTACCAGCGCTGGTTCCAGCAGCCGATTCCGCCCAAGGGCCTGAACCTGGAATTCCCCATGACCAGTGAACTCAAAGCGATCATCGCCCAGCCCACCAGCGATCCGGTGCAATAG
- the metF gene encoding methylenetetrahydrofolate reductase [NAD(P)H], giving the protein MSQDRRYSFEFFPTKTDAGHEKLLATARQLAGYNPDFFSCTYGAGGSTRDRTVNTVLQLESEVKVPAAPHLSCVGDSKDDLRGLLQQYQAAGIKRIVALRGDLPSGMGMASGELRYANDLVSFIREETGSHFHIEVAAYPEMHPQARNFEEDLVNFVRKANAGADSAITQYFFNADSYFYFVERVRKMGVNIPIVPGIMPITNYSKLARFSDACGAEIPRWIRKQLEAYGDDSASIQAFGEQVISDMCERLLQGGAPGLHFYTLNQADPSLAIWNNLQLPR; this is encoded by the coding sequence ATGTCCCAAGATCGTCGCTACAGCTTCGAGTTCTTCCCCACCAAGACCGATGCTGGGCATGAAAAACTGCTCGCCACTGCCCGTCAGCTGGCCGGCTACAACCCCGATTTCTTCTCCTGCACCTACGGTGCCGGCGGCTCGACCCGTGATCGCACAGTCAACACCGTGCTGCAACTGGAGAGCGAAGTTAAAGTCCCTGCGGCGCCGCACCTGTCCTGCGTCGGCGACAGCAAGGACGACCTGCGCGGCCTGCTGCAGCAGTACCAGGCAGCCGGCATCAAGCGCATTGTCGCCCTGCGTGGCGACCTGCCTTCGGGCATGGGCATGGCCAGCGGTGAACTGCGCTACGCCAATGACCTGGTGAGCTTCATCCGCGAGGAAACCGGCAGCCACTTCCATATCGAAGTCGCCGCCTACCCGGAAATGCACCCGCAAGCGCGCAACTTCGAGGAAGACCTGGTCAACTTCGTGCGCAAGGCCAATGCCGGTGCCGACAGTGCGATCACCCAATACTTCTTCAACGCCGACAGCTACTTCTACTTCGTCGAGCGCGTGCGCAAGATGGGCGTGAACATCCCGATCGTGCCGGGCATCATGCCCATCACCAACTACAGCAAGCTGGCGCGCTTCTCCGACGCCTGCGGCGCAGAGATTCCGCGCTGGATCCGCAAGCAGCTGGAAGCCTATGGCGATGACAGCGCCAGCATCCAGGCCTTCGGTGAACAGGTAATCAGTGACATGTGCGAACGCCTGCTCCAGGGCGGCGCACCCGGGCTGCACTTCTATACCTTGAACCAGGCCGACCCGAGCCTGGCGATCTGGAACAACCTCCAGCTGCCACGCTGA
- a CDS encoding 16S rRNA (uracil(1498)-N(3))-methyltransferase, whose product MRLSRFFIDATLSLGEHELPEAQAHYIGRVLRMAEGAALQVFDGSGTEFRGALVEVGKKRVRVQLNESFAGQEESPLRIHLGQGLSRGERMDWAIQKATELGVSEITPIFSERCEVRLKDERADKRLLHWRQVAISACEQCGRSQVPVIHPPVLLADWIKQARADLKLVLHPVAQPLESHAKPASLAFLIGPEGGLTDAEVELSHSAGFLPARLGPRVLRTETAPVVALAVAQQLWGDF is encoded by the coding sequence ATGAGATTGTCCCGCTTCTTTATCGACGCCACCCTGAGCCTAGGCGAACACGAGTTGCCGGAAGCCCAGGCACACTACATCGGGCGCGTACTGCGCATGGCCGAAGGTGCTGCCCTGCAGGTGTTCGATGGCTCGGGCACCGAGTTTCGCGGGGCTCTGGTGGAAGTGGGCAAGAAGCGGGTTCGGGTCCAGCTGAATGAAAGCTTCGCCGGCCAGGAAGAATCACCGCTGCGGATTCACCTGGGCCAGGGCCTGTCCCGAGGCGAGCGCATGGACTGGGCGATCCAGAAGGCCACCGAACTGGGGGTCAGCGAAATCACCCCGATCTTCAGCGAGCGCTGCGAAGTGCGGCTCAAGGACGAGCGCGCCGATAAGCGCCTGCTGCACTGGCGCCAGGTGGCCATCAGCGCCTGCGAACAGTGCGGCCGCTCGCAGGTCCCGGTGATCCACCCACCCGTGCTGCTGGCGGACTGGATCAAGCAGGCCCGGGCCGACCTGAAGCTGGTGCTGCACCCCGTGGCCCAGCCCCTGGAAAGCCACGCCAAGCCTGCCAGCCTGGCGTTCCTCATTGGCCCTGAAGGCGGCCTGACAGACGCCGAAGTGGAGCTGTCCCACAGCGCCGGTTTCCTCCCCGCGCGCCTGGGGCCGCGGGTGCTGCGTACCGAAACCGCTCCCGTGGTGGCCCTGGCCGTGGCCCAGCAACTGTGGGGTGACTTCTAA
- a CDS encoding substrate-binding periplasmic protein, producing MSVIARLLTALLCTCLSLAAHGEKLRIVTEPWAPYVYEENGTAKGLDYETTAIVFQRLGIEVQWQFLPWKRCLAMLETGQADGALDIFHSDQRDGTLLYPNEPLSDVEFVMFYANQRPYPFKRLNELKGLTIGTSPGYLYSDDFSNSTLFNREPAPTHEANFGKLLLGRIDLLITDKRVGQHLLDSLGLRDQVSQNPTVISRQSQYLAVRRNAGMDLLVQRFGAELKRFKREPAYAQLSAKYGAEPALPPVRSSSTRESEKTVEQQESSAH from the coding sequence ATGTCCGTCATAGCCCGGTTGCTGACCGCCCTTCTCTGCACTTGCCTGAGCCTTGCCGCCCATGGCGAGAAGCTGCGCATTGTCACCGAACCCTGGGCACCCTATGTCTATGAGGAAAATGGCACGGCCAAGGGCCTGGACTACGAAACCACCGCCATTGTCTTCCAGCGCCTGGGCATAGAGGTGCAGTGGCAGTTCCTGCCCTGGAAACGCTGCCTGGCGATGCTGGAAACCGGCCAGGCCGATGGCGCCCTGGACATCTTCCACAGCGACCAGCGCGACGGCACCCTGCTCTACCCCAACGAACCGCTCTCGGACGTGGAGTTCGTGATGTTCTATGCCAACCAGCGCCCATACCCGTTCAAGCGCCTGAACGAACTCAAGGGCCTGACCATCGGCACTTCCCCCGGCTATCTGTACAGCGACGATTTCAGCAACTCGACCCTGTTCAACCGCGAACCGGCCCCCACCCACGAAGCCAATTTCGGCAAGCTGCTGCTGGGGCGGATCGACCTGCTGATTACCGACAAACGGGTCGGCCAGCACCTGCTGGACAGCCTGGGGCTGCGTGACCAGGTCAGCCAGAACCCCACTGTCATCAGCCGCCAGAGCCAATACCTGGCCGTGCGCCGCAATGCCGGCATGGACCTGCTGGTACAGCGCTTCGGCGCCGAACTGAAGCGCTTCAAGCGCGAACCGGCCTACGCCCAACTGAGCGCCAAGTACGGTGCTGAACCTGCTCTGCCGCCGGTCAGGTCTTCATCAACCCGCGAGTCAGAAAAAACCGTTGAGCAGCAGGAAAGCAGCGCACACTGA
- a CDS encoding DEAD/DEAH box helicase: MSFASLGLSEALVGAIEAAGYTQPTPVQQRAIPAVLQGRDLMVAAQTGTGKTGGFALPILERLFPNGHPDKSQRHGPRQPRVLVLTPTRELAAQVHDSFKLYARDLKFVSACIFGGVGMNPQVQAMARGVDVLVACPGRLLDLAGQGSVDLSHVEILVLDEADRMLDMGFVHDVKKVLARLPAKRQNLLFSATFSKDITDLAGKLLHNPERIEVTPPNTTVERIEQRVFRLPASHKRALLAHLITAGAWEQVLVFTRTKHGANRLAEYLDKHGLSAVAIHGNKSQNARTKALADFKAGEVRILVATDIAARGLDIDQLPHVVNFELPNVDEDYVHRIGRTGRAGRSGEAISLVAPDEEKLLKSIERMTKQKIADGDLMGFDASAVEAEKPEVRERPDVRNPRNPRGPRGDGPNGGGGGGGRKDKGKDKGGKEKPARGERPAREQKPREGTPAREQRQPTPRADRAPDEFLDDDVDNFGNRADYVSPYQNKNNQGRGRRPGAPAQGAGAGNPPRGGAGGGQGRSGNPRNSNGSTTGTAPAKRSGGPRNGAPRDSQGRRDEPRNRRPNRDDQPRQEPAVQNPRGNQPKIMHKESKADRFPTPEQLDQLPSRPRGEKPALLTRNR; the protein is encoded by the coding sequence ATGTCCTTTGCTTCCCTCGGTCTCTCCGAGGCTTTAGTCGGCGCCATCGAAGCCGCCGGCTACACCCAGCCTACTCCGGTGCAACAGCGGGCCATTCCCGCCGTGTTGCAAGGTCGCGATCTGATGGTCGCGGCACAGACAGGTACTGGTAAAACCGGCGGTTTCGCCCTTCCGATCCTGGAACGGTTGTTTCCCAACGGTCATCCGGACAAATCCCAGCGTCATGGCCCGCGCCAACCCCGCGTACTGGTCCTGACCCCCACTCGCGAGCTGGCCGCGCAAGTGCATGACAGCTTCAAGCTGTACGCCCGCGACCTGAAGTTCGTCAGCGCCTGCATCTTCGGCGGCGTCGGCATGAACCCGCAGGTCCAGGCCATGGCCCGTGGCGTCGATGTGCTGGTGGCGTGCCCCGGCCGTCTGCTGGACCTGGCTGGCCAGGGCAGCGTCGACCTGTCCCACGTGGAAATCCTGGTTCTCGACGAAGCCGACCGCATGCTCGACATGGGCTTCGTCCATGACGTCAAGAAAGTCCTCGCCCGCCTGCCGGCCAAGCGCCAGAACCTGCTGTTCTCCGCGACCTTCTCCAAGGACATCACGGACCTGGCCGGCAAGCTGCTGCACAACCCCGAGCGCATCGAAGTGACCCCGCCGAACACCACGGTGGAGCGTATCGAGCAGCGGGTCTTCCGCCTGCCGGCCAGCCACAAGCGTGCCCTGCTGGCGCACCTGATCACCGCCGGCGCCTGGGAACAGGTCCTGGTGTTCACCCGGACCAAGCACGGCGCCAACCGCCTGGCCGAGTACCTGGACAAGCACGGCCTGAGCGCTGTGGCGATCCACGGCAACAAGAGCCAGAACGCCCGTACCAAAGCGCTGGCCGACTTCAAGGCCGGCGAAGTGCGGATCCTGGTCGCCACCGATATCGCCGCCCGCGGCCTGGATATCGACCAACTGCCTCACGTGGTCAACTTCGAGCTGCCTAACGTCGACGAAGACTACGTGCACCGTATTGGCCGTACCGGCCGTGCCGGTCGCTCCGGCGAAGCCATCTCCCTGGTGGCTCCGGACGAAGAGAAACTGCTGAAAAGCATCGAGCGCATGACCAAGCAGAAGATCGCCGACGGTGACCTGATGGGCTTCGATGCCAGCGCAGTGGAAGCCGAGAAGCCGGAAGTGCGCGAGCGTCCGGATGTGCGCAACCCGCGCAATCCCCGTGGCCCACGCGGCGATGGCCCGAACGGCGGTGGCGGTGGTGGCGGTCGCAAGGACAAGGGCAAGGACAAGGGTGGCAAGGAAAAACCCGCCCGTGGCGAACGCCCGGCCCGCGAGCAGAAGCCTCGTGAAGGCACCCCGGCCCGCGAACAGCGTCAACCGACGCCCCGTGCCGATCGCGCACCGGACGAGTTCCTCGACGACGACGTGGACAACTTCGGTAACCGCGCTGATTACGTCAGCCCGTACCAGAACAAGAACAACCAGGGCCGCGGCCGCCGCCCAGGGGCTCCGGCCCAGGGTGCGGGCGCTGGCAATCCGCCACGCGGCGGTGCCGGTGGTGGCCAGGGTCGTTCCGGCAACCCGCGCAACAGCAACGGCAGCACCACCGGCACCGCGCCGGCCAAGCGCAGTGGCGGCCCGCGCAACGGCGCCCCTCGTGACAGCCAGGGCCGTCGCGACGAGCCGCGCAATCGCCGCCCGAATCGTGACGATCAGCCACGCCAGGAACCGGCCGTGCAGAATCCTCGGGGCAACCAGCCGAAGATCATGCACAAGGAATCCAAGGCCGATCGTTTCCCGACGCCTGAGCAGCTGGATCAGTTGCCAAGCCGTCCACGGGGCGAAAAGCCGGCGCTGCTGACCCGCAACCGCTGA
- a CDS encoding RidA family protein, giving the protein MSIQRIHSNNRLSGAVTFAELVFLSGQVPGSSSDIGGQTREVLEKIDALLVEAGSDKDHLLSATLYLKDIQADFAAMNVVWSAWLSPGQAPARTTLQAALARPEILIEISVIAVRR; this is encoded by the coding sequence ATGAGTATCCAGCGTATCCACAGCAACAATCGCCTCAGCGGCGCCGTCACCTTTGCCGAACTGGTGTTCCTTTCCGGCCAGGTGCCGGGCTCTAGCAGCGACATCGGCGGTCAGACCCGGGAGGTCCTGGAGAAGATCGACGCCTTGCTGGTCGAAGCCGGCAGTGACAAGGATCATCTGCTCAGCGCAACGCTCTACCTCAAGGACATCCAGGCGGACTTCGCGGCCATGAACGTGGTCTGGTCGGCCTGGCTGTCTCCGGGCCAGGCACCGGCTCGCACTACCTTGCAGGCGGCCCTGGCACGTCCGGAGATCCTCATCGAAATCAGCGTCATCGCTGTTCGCCGCTGA